The Microtus ochrogaster isolate Prairie Vole_2 unplaced genomic scaffold, MicOch1.0 UNK159, whole genome shotgun sequence region NNNNNNNNNNNGGATGGGctcttgtgtttcctttgaaaCAGTAGGACCTGTGTCAGGAGGACTCCCAGCAGCATAACTGTGCCATTGAAAGGAGGGACAGTGAACAGACCTGGGGGTAGCCTAGGTTACTGGTCACACTCCCCACTGATGAATGCTCAGAAAGTACTCTTTTTGTATTTGCATTTGCAGTTCAAGTGTGAACTCGTAGATTTGGGGGAAACTCTGTTTTTGTCGTGAACAGTCTTCTCACTGGGGACTTGTCCTGTTATTATTTATGTGCTTGTTCCCACAGGGTCGAGTTAAGGTGAGGATGGTACAGTGTGACAACAGAGAAGAATATATGTCTGAGCGCGGATTGCAGTGGGTTTGAGAAACTTTTGTGTCTTCTGGAGTGGTAAAGATGACTCGGGGTTTGATACCTGTCTTTTATcttctgttaaatattttctcaataatGGACACCCACACTTTACTGACCACCAGAAAGGAcatgaaatattttgaatacaCAACTCTTTATTGCTGAAGGGATAAGGGGTCACAGCCATTAGAAGGTGTCAGTGACACCAGAAGATCCTGTCTTTATCTGAGGCCTGAACTGATGATGCTTCAGGACAGCTACAAAATCTTACTGCAAGGTGTCCTGGCCATCATCAGATGCACACTGGAGAATCTGAGACTGCTGATGTTTCCTGTATTGGGTTCTTCTTTTCTTAAACCAGCTCTGCAATAACATGGTGAAAGAGATGGCTTGAGTGTATTCAACAGTCAGTATCACAAGTGGAAAAAACAACTCTGTGTAACAGTAAATGCCAGTGAGACTTTAGATTGACCAGACTTTTCTAACCAAGGACACACAGAACCCTTAGCAACCCCAGCCCTAGAAGTCGGAATTCAGAACAACCAGAAATGGAAAATTCGTTAGGGAGTATCTTTCCTCTCTTATGACCGTTCAAGGAAATAAGTAAATATGGCTCTAAGAAAGAGATTGGGGATCAGTAAATCAGGATATGGAGAAGACCAGATACTAAAAGGTCTTCAGGTATTACAATCTACACACTCTCTGCCAAGGACAATGTACCTCATCATGCCCTTGAATTATCTGGCTTACTTGAACTACAGCTTAGAATAAATATATGTTCTTTAACTCCCTGGAAAGTCACACCCCACTGCATCCATTCTTGTTTATATAATCCTCATGATATATGCCTATAATAGAGAAGATGGGACAGCTCATATTTGGCCTTGAATCTATGTTAACAAAGGCAAAACAGGTCCCAATTCTGGTTCTGATTAAATAGGTGCAGGAACATCTGAAACAACTACCATAGATTCCACAAATTTGATTGTTTGAGATGATCCCAAGATTTCTGATCTAAGTTGAAGAGCCAGAAAGCTGAATatattactaatttatttttctgtgaccCTATACTGTTTTATCCATGAAAGATCTACAAAAAGGCAGGGCCCTTGCTGGGTGACTGTGAAGGTTTCTGTGTCCTCCCATAGAGGCCTCTTACCTCCTATGCACAGGAAAGGAAGCTGCTGCAAAGTGATGGGCCAGTGCCTGGGCCAAGTCTCGTTTGCAGCAGGCTTCCTGAAAACTCAGCAGCCTATTGGTctaagagaggagaggagggtgaaGATGAGGTGGTGGGAATGGGCTGCCAGTGCCCTGGAGTGCATACATGAGTAACTGCTTTTTAAATAAGTAGAGTAGAAAGGACGAGGGGATGATGAGGAAAGGAAGGTGGAAAGGGTAAGTGAGGGGACAAGAATAGtcgatagaaaaaagaaagaaagcaaaagatgagagaagggcaggaggaaaaggaaggaagagagaaaagctcaaaggaaggaaagaaagaagacagagatcaGGACACTGTTATCAATCTCTGGTGATTGGATCCCTATAGCTTAGTGTCAGCATTAACTGGACCATTGATTCTTGTCCTGCTCAGACTGACGATGGAACCCTGCATCTTCAACTGCATGGCCAactgtctcaaacagaaaataaactcatttaGGTTACTGGTCCTTAGAAACAACTATGACCTCCTAGAACAGGATGAGTCAACGATTTGACTCATGCCCTCTGACCTAGTGGGAAATGTGACAGTTTAAGCCAGTGAAGAGGTTCCTCCATCTTCTATTCTTGTTGAGGCCATTTCAGGTAGAAAGAGACTTTGATCTCTGTCATGGAGAATCCCACAGGAAATTAATTAAGTCTATTATAGGGACCAAAAATCAGGGATATTCTATCTAACTTAGCCGTGGTTAAACTTCCTGTTTGTAtgaacccctcccccagccaacTGCTATCTTAGCTTCAGTAAACAGCTTGATTCAAACTGCTTACTTCTGCACAGGCATCAGCATCTGCTGAGCTAGATGCTAGGACATCTAGGTTTTAAGATGCCCTTACAACCCCCATGTTCTGGACACCTGGGGCCATGCCTCGGTGCCCAGATACCTGGGTGTCATCCTAGTcagctggaataaagactttccaTTAGCTATAGACCGCGTGAGCGGTCATCTCTGCTAACAACTATGGAGTGCTCTATCCTAAATGTAATGTGTTCATAACCTCCTCCCTTCACGGCTCAGGGATCAAAGCAGAAGAACAAGCAGAAAACTGGAATATCCAAAGGTGATGGATGACTCTAAAGGaacaaaaatctgttttctgtACAAAAGgtcaaaaaccaaaatgaagtcAACACACTTCAACAATACACTTGATTGTACTGCCTTGTACAGTCACCCCAAACCTAACTCCCAGTGGGGCTCCACACAAGGAGGCCATGTCAGGAAGGACAAGGGGTGCTGTGAGAGTTACCACTTAGGATAGTGGGATATCTGCTTCCTACCTCCCCTTAACTGTCAGAAAACAATCTCCTTCTTTcccaggctcctcctcctcctcctcctcctcctcctcctactccacctcctccttctgcttctcattcccctctcctctttctccctcaagcatcttctctttctgttccagTGTTTCTGAATCTACTctggcatatttttctttatcaaaacaCGTAATTTCTCTGCCGTAAACTGCTTTACTCCCATGATTTCAGCTCACCATTTATCGATGGACGGCTTCTTATTGCTCCAGCACCTTAAGGAGGTGGAGTGATTACAAGGAATCACACTTTCCAAAAGAGTGTGCAAAGTCACATCCTATCCCcagctcaaacaaacaaacaaacaaacaaacaaacaaacatccttcCCAAATTGACTTGGGAGAGCTAACACTGCTCCAAGGGAGGCCTGCACAGAGATGTGATATTGTCATCTATAGGAATAGGGAAATGAACCAATTCAGACAAATCATTCAGATATCTTAGGACTCCCTGCTTCCATCATGTAGGTAATAGGGGGAGGTCACTATCACCTATGGACTTTTGCCCTACCCCTCTTTCATGCCCTCCTAACTTTTCTGGGCTCAGGATAAAGGCAATGTTCTCAATGAGAGTTGAAGCTTGATAGTTATGCCCTACTTCTTGCCCAACATGAAGGGCATCCTGGGCTCTGTTCCTCTACAAGGAGATCAAAGTTTTTAGGATGAACCTCCACTCAGGAATGTGATCTGTAACAATGTGGAGAGCAGTTAACAAAACCGCCTCTTCCTTAATACATAGCCAGCTATGGAAATACAGTCACAGTTACCTGTTAGATGTCACCATCCTCTCAGGCTCCTAGGGAATAAGGGTCCATTATATTGGGAAGTTCTCAAACTGCACATCTTTGAGTCCATGTCCTTTCtcccctgcctgcccctcctATTATGTGGATGTATAGTCTAAAGAAGTCCAACTAAAGGACCAGAAGCTATGAGGGGAACTCAAAACTACCAACATGATGCCTCCATGAAATCAATCAAAGCCCCAGTGTGATGGGAGGATgctgtttgttggttcccagcccccCGGTTAACTTAGCCCCGagataatcacacaggaactatattaattaagtcactgttGGCATATTAGCTCTAGCATATTATTTGctaactcatatattaatttaacccacttgtattaatctgtgtttctccatgtgacagtggcttatgAGCAAATTTTCGCCATGTCTGCCTCTAGCGTTGTGTCCATGGCTTTTCGCTCTGActgtgcccttctttctcccagtattcagcctcactttccctgcctacctaagttctgccttgctataggtccaaagcagttttttcttcattaatggtaatcattgtactcagaggggactcccacatcaccagtgGCAAACTCATGTGGGTTCACATTAGGTCAGAGTCCCCCATGATTTATTACTAAAGCCTATCTATTATGTTTataagaggaaaggggaaataagaAGGCTTTGGGAATGTCACACTTTGGGAATATACAAGCAAGAGAACAGgagtgttttctcttttcttgtatgCTGTGTCCATGCTCTCTACAGCTGTGCTGCATCAACCTCTGGAGCTGTAGTGCATCAGCCTCTGGAGCTGTAGTGCATCAACCTCTCTGGAGCTGCAGTTCATCAGCATTTAGAACTGGAGTACATTGACCTCTATATAACAGCAGTGTATCTGCCTCTTTTGTTGCAATACATTGGCCTCTCTGCAGCTGCAGTGCATCACTTTCTAGAACTGCAGTGCATCAGCCTCTCCTGAGTTGCAGTACGTTGGCCTCTGGAGCAGCAATGCATCAGCCTCCATGGATCTGCAGTGTATTAGCCTCTAAAGCTGCAGTGCATCAGCCTCTCTGAATCTACAGTCCATCAGCCTCTTGAGATGCAGTGCTTGGCATCTAGAGATGCAGTGTATCAGCCTCTAGAGATGCAGTGATTCAGCCTTACTGGATCTGCAGTGCATCAGCCTCTGAAGCAGCCATGCATTAGCTCTCTGGAGCTCCAGTTCATGAGCAACTATAGCTGTACTGCATCAGTCCCTCTACAGCATCAGTTCATAAGCCTCTATTTAGAGCTGCAATGCATCAGCCCCTGTAGAGCTACAGTGCATAAACCTCTGTAGAGATGTAGTGCATTAGTCTCTAAGGCTGCAGTACATCAACCTCTCTGGAGCTGCAGTGCATCAACCTCCAGAGTTTCAGTATATTGGCCTCTCTGGAGCTGCAGTGCTTCGACCTCTAGAGTTTTGCTGTTTGACATCTAGAGCTGAAGTGATTGAGCCTCTAGAGCTGCAGTGCATCAGCCTCTCTAATCCTGCAGTGCATCAGATTCTGGAACGACAGTGCACCAGCCTCTCCGGAGCTGTAGTTCATTAATCTCTAGAGCTTCAGTGCATCAGCCCCTCTAGAGCTGCAATAAATTGGCCTCTCTGTAGCTGCATTACATCAGCCCCTCTGGAGATGCATTGCATTAGCCTCTCTCGAGGTGCAGTGTATCACCCTCTAGAGCTGCACTGCATCAGCGCCTAGAGCTGCAGTAAATCAGCCTCTCTGGAGCACCAGTGCATAAGCCTCTGGAGTGGCAGTGAATTAGCCTTTCTGGAGCTGCAGTGCATCAGCCTCTCTGGAGTTACAGTTGCATTGGCCTCTCTGGAGATACAGTGCTACAGCCTCTAAGGCTGAAGTGCACCAGCCTTTTTGCAATTGCAGTTGCATTGGCCTCACTGGAGATGCAGTGCATCATCAGCCCCTCTAGAGCTGCAGTACATAGGGCTCTGCCGTATATCAGTCTCTCTGGAGCTACGATTCATCAGCATCTTTAGAGCTGCAGTGCCTCTAGAGCTGCAGGGCATCGGCCTCTCAGGAACCGCAGTGCATCAGCCTCTAGAGCTGCAGGGCATCAGCCTCTCTGGAGCTGCAGTGCATCGGCCTCTCTGGAGGGGCAGTGCATAGGCCTCTCTGGAGCTGCAATGCATGTGTGTCTCCAGAGCTGCTTCACATCAGTCTCTGGGGCTGCAgcacctctgtctctctggagCTCAAGTACAGGGTCCTGTAAGCTTGAAAGCAGGAGAATGCCTCACTCCTTCAGCTTTTCTTTTCCAATCACTCTTCCTCTCCACCCTGGAGAaaactccctctcctctcccagttTTTCCCACCTGAGCCTGGTCCTACTGTAGTTTATACCTTGTGGTGTTAGGATTTCAGAGATCAGGGGCTCCTAGGCAGAACTGTTATTATGCACAAGTTACTACTGCAGGTAGGGAGTGCGCTTACATCAAGACTGCCCTGATCCATGCTGAAAGAAGTTAGCATGAATAGCACTCTGCActgcctttcccctttctcaTTTGCTATGGAGCAGTCACTTTCTCTGGGCTCATGGTCTCAGCTTTTATCTCATGATCTAAACATTGGTCTTTACTGTATGGAGGAAAGAAATTCAATTGAAAATAAGGTAACTACAGCTCTTACTTAAAGTGAGCTCTATCTTTTCCCACATTCCAAAAAACACACATGTTCAATATAGTCTCCTTTAATGGAAAAGAAtactttcagttttcaagttAGTCAACAGAAGACACACTTGACCGTGGCTTGGCACCTTTgctttttatatatgtacaaacacataaaaactgGCAAAGgtgtgtgatgtacatgtgtatctatgtgcaaATGCACACTCGTGCATGCAGAGGACCGAGATCAGAGTAAAGTATCTTCCTAGCTTGCTCCCCTCATGATTTACACTGGCAGGGTTGTACATGAACCTCAGCTCAGTAACTGAGCTCATCTAGTCTCCCTAAGGATctgcagtctctgcctcctgaataagAGATTCTGACTACAGGTGAGCTGACAGCTGCTAAACTTTATGCTGAGGGTCCCAACTCAGATCCTCAGACTCATGTGGCAAGAGCTTTATCCTTCGGGCCCTCTCCTCAGTACCTACCTGCATTTTGACTTCCAATAACATCCCCTGATCACGTTCTCTTTACTCGATTAACTGAAATGAGCTCaatgttattctttttgtttaattgtAACAAAATTAACCCTTTAAAGCTGTCAGCCACATACGTCTCATAACACTGACATGACTATTTTGGCATTGTTTTTAGATAATCTAAACACAGCATGGGGGAACATGAAGGTTCAACTTTGCTGCTGTCTACATCGGCTTTCCACAAACTTAAAAAGGTAGAGGGCCAGCCAGGCGCACTTGTTAGTGTCTTCCCACATGATTCTTGGACAAATTAAACACAGGTTAGTTATGAAACACTAATTTCTCTCTGGCCTCACTTAATCCACACTTATAACTGTTTATTTGTTGAAACTGAGGCCTGTTTTTCTCCTACTGCTTGCTACATCAATTAGATGTCCCCAAGGTCACTTAGTGTCCTACTACATCCTACACATAAGTACGCTGAAATGACCCGAGTGTCAGGACTTCAGTATAAATCACTGTACACATACCACTAAACATGTATGTTTTCCTAAATGCATGACCTTATAatattcaattatatatatatatgtatatatatacatatatatatatatatttcacatacTGATTATAAGTAGTCtgtgaatctcaaatggctgaaagacccttgaggaaatgttcaacatccatagttatcagagaactgcaaatcaaaacaactctaagattccatatCTTACAACTGAAAGAATGGCCATGATCcaaacacagatgacaacttatgctggggaggatgtggagtaaaaggaacatttctgcattgctggtgggctGGTGGGAGTAAActttacagccactttggaactaagtatggtgatttctcagataattaggtAACAATGCACGTccagacccagcaataccactgttggtTATATACCCCCAAacgctcaatcacaccacaagcaCATcagctcaaatatgttcatagcagcattattcgtaagagccagaacctggaaacaacctagatggccctcaactaaagaatggaaaaaagaaaatgtacatttgcacaacagtaaaaaaaaatgacatcttgaaatttgcagccaaatggatggatctagaaaacaccatattgggTGATGTAACTcagacccacaaagacaaatataatatatactcactcataagtggttttaacacataaagcaaagaaaaccagcaatcCCAGGGAAccaagacaacaaagaggaccctctGAGAGGCATAAATGGATCTACAtcggaattagaaaaagacaagatctcctgagtaaagtgggagtGTGGGGGTTACAGGAGAGTGTAGtcgggaagaagggaaagggaagggggagcagggaaaatatatagctcaataaagaaaatcaaatatgataaaaatgataaaaattagaaatgaactttttaaaatttttttcagtcAAGATACTATGCTGTCTCAAATAATGGGAAGAACACTTAATGGGTGCCCGTTCAATTTTTACCTCTGGAAAACTTCAAGACTCAGTGCTCAGTTACTATTATAACCCAGACAAGGACACCTATCACCCACGCTTGCTTTTCATAATGGGTACAAGACCATAGACCATGAACTGAAGCAGAGTGCCCTGCCCAGAGCCTTTTCGGATTTACTGACCCGCACTCTGGATTCTCCCAAGAACAAACGCTTTGCAAGGTCCTTCCTGTGAGAAGAAGATGGAAAGTGGAGCTATTAGTGAAATACAGCATTTCAGCTTGTCAAGATGAAGATATTTCTGGAGATGGATCACTGGCAACACAAAACTATGTAGAAATGGGGAGCTCTAAAATATGAAAGCGGCTTTTCattgctctttattttattgcAAAAATAACCACATTAATTTACACAAGGTGGATATGCTGTACTAGTAGAGGGATTGCTTAGAAACCACTAGGTCTTGAGTTCTATTCCCATTATAAAACACGGGTCACAAAGAAgaagaggataaataggaggaggaagaaaaaaagaaaacttacaaagAAATTGAGAGGCACCAACCAGTTTATAGAAACAacactccgtgtgtgtgtgtgtgtgtgtgtgtgcgtgcgtgcgtgcgtgtgtgtgtgtgtgtgtgcgtgtgtgtgtgtgtgtgtattgatttGACCACACAAAACATCCTTCCCATACCCAGCAACTAAACAAAGACCTCATGCTTGGGCTCAAAGCAGATAGGGCTCATAGTGTGAAGAACATACCTCCTAATGAGATGCTGATGGATGGGAGCTGGAGCAGCTACTGAAACAAGTCACATACCTTATGATCTCATTGGGGTACTTAGTTTTTTCAAAAACATCTTCCAACTCATTCAGCTGCTTGAGTGTGAGACCAAACTGGATCCGTGGCCTTGTGCGCCGGACCTGTGGCACTCTGGCAGCAGCAACGTTCTCCTGCTCCTTCAACTGTGGGTTTCTGTACCCTTGGTGGCTCCCATGGCTCTCATGCCTTATGTCATCACCAATGTAGTTGAAGTTAGCAACGTGGGTCACATCATCCTTGCGGTGTGGGATGCCCTGGTTCTTTGGTTTCCCTGAACCATTTTGAGAACCTTCTCCAAAGATGACACTTTCTGTTGCTGCAGTGGCCTCTTGTTCAAAATCAAGGCTCACCTCAATCTCATTTACATCTAGTTTGTAGACATTAGGGTCCACATGTTGGGATTGGAAAGCCATGATGAGACCTAAAAGAGAGTAGTGTCATCTCCATAAATGCTTTGTGGATTGAAATGACTGTGCAGCATGTAGGTTTTTAGCAAGTTTCACATCTGTCCTCTTTCCATCCCATAGTCCCTATAGGAGATACGTGCCAAGTGAAAGAGGCTCTAGGGAGCATGTGCTGAATGTAACCAAATTGGATTTTGACAAAGTCCACCAAAGCCTTGAGGAATGATGTGAGGATAAAGAAAGCTGTTGCAGGTGCACAAGTAGGGATGAGGACAGGCATTTCCACCGAGCACATGGCCTCTGGATGAACCTCTGGAGAACTCTAGCTTCTGTATCTCACTGGGTGCACACTGCAAGGTCTGGGAATTAAGTGGACATGGTTATGTCAGCTAGTGTTTGTCCCAGTTTCCTTGAGAGGACACTGAAGATACACCAACACTGTCCTCTACCTGCAGGAGTGTCATGATTGTGAAGTGGAGTTTATTTAGCATTCTGGGGGGACAAGTCGCTGCAAAACACTGGAGGTCACcattgaaataatgaaaatgctCCAGATGGTTGATTGGGACTCTCCATCAGAGTCACTGTACGATGTCCTGCCCAGTACTTCTCATGTCTGACTAGGCTGACACTGTGTGGGTCTCTGCCCTTTTCACAGTGTCAGCAAACTCCTGAAGCTCAGAGTGCTCTGGAACAGAATTGAGCTGAGAAAGCACCATATATACAGTAAGTATACAAAACTGAAATAATCTCGGGCTAGATTCCATTCAAACAATTAATATTCTCAAAGAAATTTCCTCAGTGTGCTGAAATGTTGGAAAACATCAAGAGGATATTGCTAAGAAAATGTAATCCTTCACCCAGCGACTAATAGAAACAGATGTAGAACTACAATCACTGATCTAGGCCCTCTACCCATGTTTTACAGTTGTATAAATTATGGTCTTGGTCTTCTGGtaggacttctaacagtggggaTGTCTTTGACCCTGTGATCTGCTTTGGGAACCTTATCCTCCTACTGGATTGTATTATTCAACCTTAATAGGAGATGAcatgcctagtcttactgcaacttcaTATGCCCCAGACGGctgatattcatgggagacccGCCAtattctgaaaagagaagaagTAGATGGGGGAAGAGGCAGGTTAGTAGAAGGGTCTNNNNNNNNNNNNNNNNNNNNNNNNNNNNNNNNNNNNNNNNNNNNNNNNNNNN contains the following coding sequences:
- the LOC101994094 gene encoding rhox homeobox family member 1-like; its protein translation is MAFQSQHVDPNVYKLDVNEIEVSLDFEQEATAATESVIFGEGSQNGSGKPKNQGIPHRKDDVTHVANFNYIGDDIRHESHGSHQGYRNPQLKEQENVAAARVPQVRRTRPRIQFGLTLKQLNELEDVFEKTKYPNEIIRKDLAKRLFLGESRVRSWFKKRRTQYRKHQQSQILQCASDDGQDTLQ